In Deinococcus ficus, a single genomic region encodes these proteins:
- a CDS encoding ABC transporter substrate-binding protein: MHHAFAPALLAGLLLGSPALAASSKDTLVIQASADVPTLDPAIAYDTTSLGLIAQMYDTLLTYQGTSLSRLKPMLATRWAATDGGRRFTFTLRPNVKFHSGAPFTCADAEYTFRRNLVTNSSESSNWFLAESLLGTSRNANDDKTITWARIQKAVQCTNGQLVFTLPKADPAFLSKLVYTGQVIVNRAYSASIGEWDGTEKTWKAWVGKLTPGSALSRKPNGTGPYQLVRADATTHLFTAFSGYWGNPPAIKQVLRQRVAEPATRQQAFLRGDADLIEGSGRAADEAQMRGRPGVGWTDGLPSTQAWAILMNQQIKPGALGSGKLDGKGVPPDFFKDAALRQAFTAAFNYGQYIRDQLKGQGFQRTMLLPETFPGYDPSAPKATYDPKRATELFRKAWGGKVWTSGFTLTAHYRAGSAAQQTALEVLKSSIESINPKFRINVQPKPWSDLLSSDNRGREPLVMMGWSPDYADADNFVYTFYHSKGYYGDWLNWNDATADRLIDQARSTVTPAQRNGLYRQLARRAYTQAPFILIPAEREYRFYRSEVTGWVFNPVLPVAWKDLVKR; the protein is encoded by the coding sequence ATGCACCACGCCTTCGCCCCGGCCCTGCTGGCCGGCCTGCTCCTGGGTTCACCTGCACTGGCGGCTTCATCCAAGGACACCCTCGTGATCCAGGCGTCCGCGGACGTGCCGACCCTCGACCCGGCCATCGCGTACGACACCACTTCCCTGGGGCTGATCGCCCAGATGTACGACACGCTCCTGACCTACCAAGGCACCAGTCTCAGCCGCCTCAAACCCATGCTCGCGACCCGCTGGGCAGCGACGGACGGCGGCCGGCGCTTCACGTTCACGCTCCGCCCGAACGTCAAATTCCATAGTGGCGCTCCATTCACCTGCGCGGACGCCGAGTACACCTTCCGCCGCAACCTCGTCACCAACTCCAGCGAAAGCAGCAACTGGTTCCTCGCCGAGAGCCTCCTCGGCACCAGCCGCAACGCCAACGACGACAAGACCATCACCTGGGCCCGCATTCAAAAGGCCGTCCAGTGCACCAACGGCCAGCTCGTGTTCACCCTGCCGAAAGCCGACCCGGCCTTCCTGTCCAAACTCGTGTACACCGGCCAGGTCATCGTGAACCGGGCGTACAGCGCGTCCATCGGCGAATGGGACGGCACCGAGAAGACGTGGAAAGCCTGGGTGGGCAAACTCACCCCAGGCAGCGCCCTGTCCAGGAAACCCAACGGCACCGGGCCCTACCAGCTCGTCCGTGCCGACGCCACCACGCACCTGTTCACCGCCTTCAGCGGGTACTGGGGCAACCCGCCCGCGATCAAGCAGGTGCTGCGCCAGCGCGTGGCTGAACCCGCCACACGCCAGCAGGCCTTCCTGCGCGGCGACGCCGACCTGATCGAAGGCAGCGGCCGCGCCGCGGATGAAGCGCAGATGCGCGGCCGGCCCGGAGTCGGCTGGACGGACGGCCTGCCGAGCACGCAGGCCTGGGCGATCCTGATGAACCAGCAGATCAAACCCGGCGCGCTCGGCAGCGGGAAACTGGACGGCAAGGGCGTTCCCCCTGACTTCTTCAAAGACGCCGCCCTCCGCCAGGCGTTCACCGCTGCCTTCAACTACGGGCAGTACATCCGAGATCAGCTCAAAGGCCAGGGATTCCAGCGCACCATGCTGCTGCCCGAGACGTTCCCCGGGTACGACCCCAGCGCCCCGAAAGCCACCTACGACCCGAAACGGGCCACGGAGTTGTTCCGCAAGGCCTGGGGCGGCAAAGTCTGGACGTCCGGGTTCACGCTCACCGCGCACTACCGCGCCGGCAGCGCCGCTCAGCAGACCGCACTTGAGGTGCTCAAAAGCAGCATCGAGTCCATCAACCCGAAGTTCCGCATCAACGTCCAGCCCAAACCCTGGAGTGACCTGCTCTCCAGTGACAACCGCGGCCGTGAACCCCTCGTGATGATGGGCTGGTCCCCGGACTACGCCGACGCCGACAATTTCGTGTACACCTTCTACCACAGCAAGGGGTACTACGGAGACTGGCTCAACTGGAACGACGCGACCGCCGACCGCCTCATCGACCAGGCACGAAGCACCGTCACGCCAGCTCAGCGCAACGGGCTCTACCGGCAGCTGGCCAGGCGGGCGTACACCCAGGCCCCGTTCATCCTGATCCCCGCCGAGCGGGAGTACCGCTTCTACCGCAGTGAGGTGACCGGCTGGGTCTTCAACCCCGTCCTGCCCGTCGCCTGGAAAGACCTGGTGAAGCGGTAA
- a CDS encoding AraC family transcriptional regulator: protein MRLPPVTDLPLAGYATLLELADYLPDCVVFLKDAQARYIYANQTLLQRLHVRDAADLVGRTSSDLFPGNLGESFTHQDRRVLAGQPLTEHLELHLYPNGRTGWCLTTKRALHDGKAVVGLLGLSRDLGAGRSDLPQLNRAVQHLHDHHDRPLDVGTLAAIAGMSVSSFERQVKRVYGLTPTQLLIRSRLEAATRQLTTTDDSIAQVAFECGYADHSAFTRAFRQTTGLTPRQFRQITRPGH from the coding sequence GTGCGTCTCCCGCCTGTGACTGACCTTCCCCTCGCCGGGTACGCCACACTGCTCGAACTCGCCGACTACCTCCCCGACTGCGTCGTCTTCCTCAAAGACGCGCAGGCGCGGTACATCTACGCCAACCAGACGCTGCTGCAGCGCCTGCACGTCCGGGACGCGGCCGACCTGGTCGGCCGGACCTCCAGCGACCTGTTCCCAGGCAACCTCGGGGAAAGCTTCACGCACCAGGACCGCCGGGTCCTGGCCGGGCAGCCCCTGACGGAACACCTCGAACTGCACCTTTACCCGAACGGCCGCACCGGGTGGTGCCTCACCACCAAGCGAGCCCTGCACGACGGGAAGGCCGTTGTCGGACTGCTCGGGCTGTCCCGCGACCTCGGCGCCGGGCGCAGTGACCTGCCGCAACTCAACCGCGCGGTCCAGCACCTGCACGACCACCATGACCGTCCCCTGGACGTCGGCACCCTCGCCGCGATCGCCGGGATGAGCGTCTCCAGTTTCGAACGCCAGGTCAAACGCGTGTACGGCCTGACCCCGACTCAGCTGCTGATCCGTTCGCGCCTCGAAGCGGCCACCCGGCAGCTGACCACCACCGACGACTCCATCGCCCAGGTCGCCTTCGAGTGCGGGTATGCCGATCACAGCGCGTTCACCCGCGCCTTCCGGCAGACCACGGGCCTGACCCCCCGCCAGTTCCGGCAGATCACCCGCCCCGGGCACTGA
- a CDS encoding proline racemase family protein: MTQPSLATPGRIRFIDSHTAGEPTRTVLSGFPALPGETLAEQRLALAGAFGDWRTLVNNEPRGSDVLVSALLVPPKAPDCAAGVIFFNNVGVLGMCGHGTMGVVATLAYLGQLQPGQHRIDTPAGVVTATLHGDGRVSVANVRSYRHRARVTVNVPGAGVVEGDVAYGGNWFFLTSSVPASICLGNVERLTDHAWRIREALHAQGVTGQGGEVIDHIELMEMGDVARNFVLCPGKAYDRSPCGTGTSAKLACLAADGHLAPGVVWRQQSVIGSEFQGAYVPARDRTGILPTITGQAFVTVEGELIADPEDPFPWGIPAAGAGSGA, from the coding sequence ATGACACAACCGAGCCTGGCCACGCCTGGCCGCATTCGCTTCATCGACTCCCACACGGCCGGCGAGCCGACCCGGACGGTCCTGTCGGGCTTTCCCGCGCTTCCTGGGGAGACGCTGGCGGAGCAGCGTCTCGCCCTGGCCGGGGCGTTCGGGGACTGGCGCACCCTGGTGAACAACGAGCCGCGCGGGAGTGACGTGCTCGTCAGTGCCCTGCTGGTCCCGCCGAAAGCGCCTGACTGTGCCGCAGGCGTCATCTTCTTCAACAACGTCGGCGTGCTGGGCATGTGCGGTCACGGGACGATGGGCGTGGTCGCCACGCTCGCCTACCTCGGCCAGCTGCAGCCAGGTCAGCACCGCATCGACACGCCAGCGGGCGTGGTCACCGCCACCCTGCACGGGGACGGGCGGGTCAGTGTCGCGAACGTCCGCTCCTACCGCCACCGGGCCCGGGTCACGGTGAACGTCCCAGGCGCCGGAGTCGTGGAGGGGGACGTGGCGTACGGCGGGAACTGGTTTTTCCTCACGTCGTCCGTTCCCGCGTCTATCTGCCTCGGCAACGTCGAGCGCCTCACCGACCACGCCTGGCGGATTCGCGAGGCGCTGCACGCGCAGGGCGTCACCGGCCAGGGCGGTGAGGTCATCGATCACATCGAGTTGATGGAGATGGGGGACGTGGCCCGGAATTTCGTCCTCTGTCCCGGCAAGGCGTATGACCGCAGCCCCTGCGGGACCGGCACGAGCGCAAAACTGGCATGCCTCGCCGCGGACGGTCACCTCGCGCCCGGTGTGGTGTGGCGGCAGCAGAGCGTCATCGGCAGTGAGTTCCAGGGCGCGTACGTCCCCGCACGCGACCGCACGGGCATTCTCCCGACGATCACCGGCCAGGCCTTCGTGACCGTGGAAGGGGAGTTGATCGCCGACCCTGAAGATCCGTTCCCGTGGGGCATTCCGGCTGCGGGGGCCGGGTCGGGCGCGTGA
- a CDS encoding NAD(P)/FAD-dependent oxidoreductase translates to MTRGAVAVVVGGGMVGAACADALARAGARVTVVEERCVGAGATAAGMGHLVVMDDSPAQLALTSRSLELWAELASELPVRAEYRRCGTAWVASDDADAAAVTAKQAAYQAVGRRATAVDGPELGRTEPALRPGLAGGLLVPDDAVVYAPVAAQFLLERAGVTVVRDAVVAVDPGKVRLASGGTLPADFTVLAAGMGALALLPDLPLRARKGHLLITERGAPQVRHQLVELGYLRSAHGSEEDSVAFNVQPRPTGQLLIGSSRQFGQTGPDVEWPLLQRMLRRAAAFLPALTKASALRVWTGQRCATPDHLPLIGPLPDRPDLLLAVGHEGLGITTALGTAELLLHHLTGRVTPLAAHDFTTARLTGPREHAHA, encoded by the coding sequence GTGACGCGCGGGGCAGTGGCCGTCGTGGTGGGCGGCGGCATGGTCGGCGCGGCCTGCGCGGACGCTCTGGCGCGCGCCGGTGCGCGGGTGACCGTCGTGGAGGAGCGGTGCGTCGGCGCCGGCGCCACGGCCGCCGGCATGGGTCACCTGGTGGTGATGGATGACAGCCCGGCGCAATTGGCGCTGACCAGCCGCAGCCTGGAGCTCTGGGCGGAGCTTGCCAGTGAGCTGCCGGTCCGGGCCGAGTACCGCCGCTGCGGCACCGCCTGGGTCGCCAGCGACGACGCGGACGCGGCGGCCGTGACGGCCAAGCAGGCCGCGTACCAGGCCGTGGGCCGCCGCGCGACGGCCGTGGACGGGCCGGAACTGGGGCGCACCGAGCCCGCCCTGCGGCCTGGCCTGGCTGGTGGGCTCCTCGTGCCGGATGACGCAGTGGTGTACGCCCCGGTCGCCGCGCAGTTCCTGCTCGAGCGGGCCGGCGTCACCGTCGTCCGCGACGCCGTGGTGGCCGTGGATCCGGGAAAGGTCAGGCTCGCGTCCGGTGGGACTCTCCCGGCGGACTTCACGGTCCTGGCCGCCGGCATGGGCGCCCTGGCGCTCCTGCCCGATCTGCCCCTGCGGGCCCGTAAAGGGCACCTGCTGATCACGGAACGGGGTGCGCCGCAGGTGCGCCATCAACTCGTCGAACTGGGGTACCTCCGCAGTGCCCACGGCAGTGAGGAAGACAGCGTGGCGTTCAACGTGCAGCCCCGCCCGACTGGGCAGCTGCTGATCGGGTCCAGCCGGCAGTTCGGGCAGACGGGACCGGACGTGGAGTGGCCGCTGCTTCAGCGGATGTTGAGGCGGGCCGCGGCGTTCCTGCCCGCCCTGACCAAAGCCAGCGCGCTGCGCGTGTGGACCGGTCAGCGCTGCGCCACGCCCGATCACCTGCCCTTGATCGGTCCCCTCCCGGACCGCCCGGACCTGCTGCTGGCCGTGGGCCATGAAGGCCTGGGGATCACCACGGCCCTGGGCACGGCAGAACTCCTGCTGCACCACCTGACCGGCCGGGTGACGCCCCTGGCCGCGCACGACTTCACCACAGCCCGCCTGACCGGGCCCCGGGAGCACGCGCATGCCTGA
- a CDS encoding 2Fe-2S iron-sulfur cluster-binding protein codes for MPELWIGHQRVNVPEGASVLAALLVHHGALRRSLTGEPRSALCGMGSCFECRARVDGHLVRTCLTPARDGQRVEVSSE; via the coding sequence ATGCCTGAACTCTGGATCGGACACCAACGCGTCAACGTGCCGGAGGGCGCAAGCGTGCTCGCCGCCCTGCTCGTCCACCATGGGGCGCTGCGGCGCAGCCTCACCGGTGAACCCCGCAGCGCCCTGTGCGGCATGGGCAGCTGCTTCGAATGCCGGGCCCGGGTGGACGGGCACCTCGTCCGGACGTGCCTGACGCCCGCCCGGGACGGCCAGCGCGTGGAGGTGTCCAGTGAGTGA
- a CDS encoding NAD(P)/FAD-dependent oxidoreductase has translation MSEVLRTDVLVIGAGPAGLSAALTAARAGAAVLVADALPSAGGQIWRGATAQSPGEAGAVLKALATEPRVEVLAGASVRWTEPDRTVVLSTSQGLRRVKAGAIILATGATERYMPFPGWTLPGVVGAGGLQALTKSGLDVTGQRVVVAGTGPLLLAVAQSLRQKGARVLGVAEQAPWRSLVRMGAHAATQPGKGVQAARMMLGLLGVPVWPDTYPIHATGTERVEAVTLRRGGRDTTLPCDWLAVGFGLVPEVRVARMLGCAVAGGAVQVDASQRTSVTGVYAAGEVTGIGGADQARFEGLIAGLSAVGQSPPHGHAAEAARHAAFAALLDSAFALRDEVRALPAADTVVCRCEDVTHGELRRKAHWEEAKLHTRCGMGACQGRTCAPITAALYGWSPPAPRPPLLPTPLEDLMS, from the coding sequence GTGAGTGAGGTGTTGCGGACCGACGTCCTGGTGATCGGGGCCGGCCCGGCCGGGCTTTCGGCAGCCCTGACCGCTGCGCGGGCTGGGGCTGCGGTCCTTGTCGCGGACGCGCTGCCGTCCGCCGGCGGGCAGATCTGGAGGGGCGCCACCGCGCAGTCCCCCGGGGAAGCTGGAGCTGTCCTGAAGGCGCTGGCCACCGAGCCCCGCGTGGAGGTTCTCGCTGGCGCCTCGGTGCGCTGGACGGAACCGGACCGGACCGTGGTGCTGAGCACCTCCCAGGGCCTCAGGCGCGTTAAGGCCGGAGCGATCATTCTCGCCACGGGGGCCACGGAGCGGTACATGCCGTTTCCCGGCTGGACGCTGCCGGGGGTGGTGGGCGCCGGCGGCCTGCAGGCCCTGACCAAAAGCGGTCTGGACGTGACCGGGCAGCGCGTGGTGGTGGCCGGCACCGGGCCCCTCCTGCTCGCCGTCGCCCAAAGTTTGAGGCAGAAAGGCGCCCGCGTACTCGGCGTCGCCGAGCAGGCCCCCTGGCGTTCTCTGGTTCGAATGGGGGCGCACGCGGCCACCCAGCCCGGCAAAGGTGTTCAGGCCGCCCGGATGATGCTCGGGCTGCTGGGCGTGCCGGTCTGGCCGGACACCTACCCCATCCACGCGACCGGAACGGAACGCGTGGAGGCGGTCACGCTGCGCCGTGGCGGGCGCGACACCACCCTGCCGTGCGACTGGCTGGCCGTCGGGTTCGGCCTCGTGCCAGAAGTCCGCGTGGCCCGGATGCTGGGCTGCGCCGTGGCGGGCGGCGCCGTTCAGGTGGACGCGTCCCAGCGGACGAGCGTGACGGGCGTGTACGCCGCCGGGGAGGTCACGGGCATCGGCGGTGCCGACCAGGCCCGCTTCGAAGGCCTGATCGCCGGCCTGAGTGCGGTGGGCCAGTCCCCACCGCACGGACATGCGGCCGAGGCGGCCCGCCACGCCGCGTTCGCGGCGCTGCTGGACTCCGCGTTTGCCCTCCGGGACGAGGTGCGGGCCCTGCCGGCTGCCGACACTGTGGTCTGCCGGTGCGAGGACGTCACGCACGGTGAGCTCCGCCGCAAAGCGCACTGGGAGGAAGCCAAACTCCACACCCGGTGCGGGATGGGGGCGTGCCAGGGCCGCACCTGCGCCCCGATCACCGCCGCCCTGTACGGATGGTCCCCTCCGGCCCCCCGACCCCCGCTCCTGCCCACCCCTCTGGAGGACCTGATGTCGTAG
- a CDS encoding dihydrodipicolinate synthase family protein, with the protein MTQKMFEGVFPAITTPFQEDGQVNHAFLRDHARWMMQAGCRGIVPLGSLGEGNTLSFDEKVAVLRTLVDALDGAPVIPGIGSLSTQEAVRLAQAAHKAGCQGLMVLPPYVYTSDWEEMKAHLSALIEATPLPVILYNNPVAYRTDFLPEQILELALKYSNVRGVKESSTDVRRVTALAAILPPHVELLVGVDDALLEGMAAGATGWIAGLVNSHPAESVELFDLCRAGRWEDAMTLYRWFLPLLRLDTVVKFVQLIKFVQEETGHGSARVRAPRLALTGAEQAEVRRVLQVAGPAPTLRTAAL; encoded by the coding sequence ATGACCCAGAAAATGTTCGAAGGAGTCTTTCCCGCCATCACCACCCCCTTTCAGGAAGACGGGCAGGTAAACCACGCGTTCCTGCGCGACCACGCCCGGTGGATGATGCAGGCCGGGTGCCGCGGCATCGTGCCGCTCGGTTCCCTCGGGGAGGGCAACACGCTCAGCTTCGACGAGAAAGTTGCCGTCCTCCGGACTCTCGTGGACGCCCTGGACGGCGCGCCGGTCATTCCCGGCATCGGCAGCCTCAGCACGCAGGAAGCGGTGCGCCTCGCCCAGGCCGCGCACAAGGCGGGCTGCCAGGGCCTGATGGTGCTGCCCCCTTACGTGTACACCAGTGACTGGGAGGAGATGAAAGCGCACCTCAGCGCCTTGATCGAAGCGACGCCGCTGCCGGTGATCCTCTACAACAACCCCGTCGCGTACCGCACCGATTTCCTGCCGGAGCAGATCCTGGAACTGGCCCTGAAGTACAGCAACGTGCGCGGCGTGAAGGAATCCAGCACGGACGTCCGCCGCGTCACGGCGCTCGCAGCCATTCTTCCGCCGCACGTCGAACTGCTCGTCGGGGTGGACGACGCCCTCCTCGAAGGCATGGCCGCGGGCGCCACCGGGTGGATTGCCGGACTGGTGAACTCGCACCCTGCGGAGTCCGTGGAGCTGTTCGACCTGTGCCGCGCCGGCCGCTGGGAGGACGCGATGACCCTCTACCGCTGGTTCCTGCCGCTGCTGCGCCTGGACACCGTGGTGAAGTTCGTGCAGCTGATCAAGTTCGTGCAGGAGGAAACCGGGCACGGGTCCGCCCGGGTTCGCGCGCCGCGCCTGGCGCTGACGGGTGCGGAGCAGGCGGAGGTGCGCCGCGTGCTCCAGGTGGCTGGTCCGGCCCCGACGCTGAGGACCGCGGCCCTGTGA
- a CDS encoding aldehyde dehydrogenase (NADP(+)), whose amino-acid sequence MTRAPHSGNGGMGTALPRAFLVTTPEEFRQTLDRADQAARPYAAVSSQRRSEFLQAAARAVRQAGSALVSAAMRETGLNEARLTGEVERTASQLEFFARTVLEGSWVDARIDRARPDRTPVPKPDVRSMRVPLGVVAVFGASNFPLAFSTAGGDTASALAAGCPVVVKAHPAHPETALLAAEALEHAAHETGMPEGTFGIVFGEGPHLGQELVKHPAVRAVGFTGSRAGGLALEQVARARPVPIPVYAEMSSVNPVVITSRAARREGLPRGLAASITGSGGQLCTQPGLVFIPAGADGDALLGAVAEQVRHAEPCALLTPAIQDAYLQGIQRVTTLPGVHVHAAAGGPAQATPAVIEVTLEDFQRHPALSQENFGPSSVAVRYRHVDDLPEVITRLEGQLTATLHADPDELPDLTALCQALIDRAGRFVFNGYPTGVEVGAAMVHGGPYPATTDGVTTSVGSHAMHRFTRLMAYQNLPDAALPAALQDANPLHLWRQVDGEWTNKGLTPGP is encoded by the coding sequence GTGACCCGGGCACCGCACTCCGGGAACGGCGGCATGGGGACGGCCCTCCCCCGCGCCTTCCTGGTGACCACCCCGGAGGAGTTCCGGCAGACCCTGGACCGGGCAGACCAGGCCGCGCGCCCCTACGCCGCCGTCAGTTCGCAGCGGCGGAGTGAATTCCTGCAGGCGGCGGCCCGCGCGGTGCGGCAGGCCGGGAGTGCTCTGGTCAGCGCTGCCATGCGGGAAACCGGGCTCAACGAAGCGCGCCTGACCGGCGAGGTGGAGCGGACGGCCAGTCAGCTCGAGTTCTTCGCGCGGACGGTGCTGGAGGGCTCCTGGGTGGACGCCCGCATCGACCGGGCCCGGCCGGACCGGACGCCCGTCCCGAAACCCGACGTGCGGAGCATGCGGGTGCCGCTGGGTGTGGTGGCGGTGTTCGGCGCGAGCAACTTCCCGCTGGCGTTCAGCACCGCCGGCGGGGATACCGCCTCCGCCCTGGCTGCCGGCTGCCCGGTGGTCGTCAAGGCGCACCCGGCCCACCCGGAGACGGCCCTGCTCGCCGCTGAAGCCCTGGAGCACGCCGCGCACGAGACGGGCATGCCTGAAGGCACGTTCGGCATCGTGTTCGGAGAAGGCCCCCACCTCGGCCAGGAGCTCGTGAAGCACCCGGCCGTGCGCGCTGTGGGCTTCACCGGCTCCCGGGCCGGTGGGCTCGCGCTCGAACAGGTCGCGCGGGCCCGGCCCGTGCCCATCCCGGTGTACGCGGAGATGAGCAGCGTCAACCCGGTCGTCATCACCTCCCGCGCCGCCCGGCGAGAGGGTCTCCCGCGTGGGCTGGCCGCCAGCATCACCGGGTCCGGCGGGCAGCTGTGCACCCAACCTGGCCTGGTGTTCATCCCAGCCGGTGCTGACGGTGACGCGCTCCTGGGCGCAGTGGCAGAACAGGTCCGGCACGCCGAGCCCTGCGCCCTGCTGACCCCGGCCATTCAGGACGCGTACCTGCAGGGCATCCAAAGGGTGACCACGCTGCCGGGCGTGCATGTGCATGCCGCGGCGGGAGGGCCGGCACAGGCCACGCCCGCCGTGATCGAAGTGACCCTTGAGGACTTCCAGCGGCATCCAGCCCTGAGCCAGGAGAACTTCGGACCGAGCAGCGTGGCGGTCCGGTACCGCCACGTGGATGACCTGCCGGAGGTCATCACCAGGCTGGAAGGTCAGCTGACCGCCACCCTTCACGCGGACCCTGACGAACTGCCGGACCTGACCGCCCTGTGCCAGGCCCTCATCGACCGGGCCGGGCGGTTCGTGTTCAACGGCTACCCGACCGGCGTCGAAGTGGGCGCGGCGATGGTGCATGGCGGCCCCTACCCGGCCACCACCGATGGCGTGACCACCAGCGTCGGCAGTCACGCCATGCACCGCTTCACGCGCCTCATGGCCTACCAGAATCTTCCAGACGCGGCGCTGCCTGCGGCACTGCAGGACGCCAACCCGCTGCACCTGTGGCGTCAGGTGGACGGCGAGTGGACGAACAAGGGGCTTACGCCCGGACCCTGA
- a CDS encoding FtsX-like permease family protein has translation MRTDRLFRQLAWRGLRANRDVIVPYVLASILTIALFNVFASLVNNGFVRSRSPALGTLISLGAGVTAVFSAVFLVYARGFLDKRRRREMALYRVLGLEQRQVARVLLWETVLIAFAALAGGLLTAALFGNLAFMGLNALMRLPAQMGYTLSWPVTLLTTALFGTLFLVSLGWQVAGLARCTPAQQLATQDAGEREPKVNVLVLLAALAALAAGYGLSLTTKQPLAALQNIFVAILLVIAGTYGLFTSGSIFVLKALRANRRFYYRPQAFIATSGMLYRMRQNATGLANIAVLLTMTVVTLATTLTIFTGSEAALQERYPHQNELTLTAAPGSARPVAGLAQRQMVIQSAEGRIRRHTAQAGRRMTWTAMTRKVSVMGTFAANGRFEPARAVRMQGKLPDHLMLLTADSFKALTGMTVRVPAGRALAAGHPQPVSLSALRIGAVQVPLRPLQGPSADGWRGLTDPLVSNVVVVVDSDAALDRLLRATVAAGAGPRAATDLLSFSWETDASGPSDLLTYARAVRTAAVPDPVNVPAGMDLSYQSRALSAQEFYTLNGGFLFVGAFLGLVFSTGTVLITYFKQVSEGHSDRRRFRIMAQVGLDQDTIRRATHVQLVWMFFLPLGVAVVHTLLAYPIISRLLVLFGIVDSRPFFSSMLGVVLAVALLYYGVYRLTSGLYLGILQGAAGEHPDSGLLGGEAS, from the coding sequence ATGCGGACTGACCGCCTGTTTCGTCAGCTGGCTTGGCGAGGCCTGCGGGCCAACCGTGACGTGATCGTCCCGTACGTCCTGGCGAGTATCCTCACGATCGCCCTGTTCAACGTGTTCGCGTCACTGGTCAACAACGGGTTCGTCCGCTCCCGTTCCCCGGCGCTGGGTACCCTGATCTCCCTCGGTGCGGGCGTGACGGCCGTGTTCTCGGCCGTCTTCCTGGTGTATGCCCGCGGCTTCCTCGACAAACGGCGCCGCAGGGAAATGGCGCTGTACCGCGTCCTGGGCCTGGAACAGCGGCAGGTGGCCCGGGTTTTGTTGTGGGAGACTGTGCTGATCGCGTTCGCCGCACTGGCCGGCGGCCTGCTGACCGCGGCGCTCTTCGGGAACCTGGCCTTCATGGGTCTCAATGCCCTGATGCGCCTGCCGGCGCAGATGGGGTACACCCTGTCCTGGCCCGTGACCCTGCTGACCACTGCCCTGTTCGGAACGCTGTTCCTCGTGTCGTTGGGGTGGCAGGTCGCGGGCCTGGCCCGCTGCACGCCCGCCCAGCAGCTCGCCACCCAGGATGCCGGCGAACGGGAACCGAAGGTGAACGTGCTGGTCCTGCTGGCCGCCTTGGCCGCCCTGGCTGCCGGGTATGGCCTGTCCCTGACCACCAAGCAGCCCCTCGCCGCCCTTCAAAACATCTTCGTGGCCATCCTGCTGGTGATCGCAGGCACCTACGGACTGTTCACCAGCGGCTCGATTTTCGTGCTCAAGGCGCTGCGCGCGAACCGGCGCTTCTACTACCGCCCTCAGGCGTTCATCGCGACGTCCGGGATGCTCTACCGCATGCGGCAGAACGCCACTGGCCTGGCGAACATCGCCGTGCTGCTCACCATGACCGTGGTGACGCTGGCCACCACACTCACCATCTTCACAGGCTCCGAAGCGGCCCTCCAGGAGCGGTACCCGCATCAGAACGAGTTGACACTGACCGCTGCCCCAGGCTCTGCCAGGCCGGTGGCTGGCCTCGCCCAGCGTCAGATGGTCATTCAGTCGGCCGAAGGGCGGATTCGGCGCCACACAGCGCAGGCCGGCCGGCGCATGACCTGGACGGCCATGACCCGCAAGGTGTCCGTGATGGGTACTTTTGCTGCGAACGGGCGGTTCGAGCCGGCCCGGGCAGTGCGCATGCAGGGAAAGCTGCCCGACCACCTGATGCTGCTGACCGCCGATTCCTTCAAGGCCCTGACCGGCATGACCGTGCGGGTGCCCGCCGGGCGCGCCCTGGCCGCCGGGCACCCGCAGCCTGTCTCCCTGTCGGCGCTCAGAATCGGGGCCGTCCAGGTCCCCCTGCGTCCCCTTCAGGGGCCCAGCGCGGACGGGTGGCGGGGGTTGACCGATCCACTGGTCTCGAATGTCGTGGTCGTGGTGGACAGCGACGCGGCACTGGACCGCCTCCTAAGGGCCACCGTGGCGGCCGGCGCCGGGCCCCGCGCGGCCACGGACCTGCTCTCCTTCAGCTGGGAGACGGACGCCTCTGGGCCCAGCGACCTGCTCACCTACGCCAGAGCGGTCCGCACCGCAGCCGTCCCCGATCCGGTGAACGTACCAGCCGGAATGGACTTGTCATATCAATCCCGGGCCCTCAGCGCTCAGGAGTTCTACACCCTGAACGGCGGCTTCCTGTTCGTGGGCGCCTTCCTTGGGCTCGTGTTCTCCACCGGGACGGTGTTGATCACGTACTTCAAGCAGGTGTCCGAAGGACACAGCGACCGTCGCCGCTTCCGGATCATGGCGCAGGTTGGGTTGGACCAGGACACCATCCGCCGGGCCACGCACGTGCAGCTGGTCTGGATGTTCTTCCTGCCCCTCGGGGTGGCGGTCGTCCACACTCTGCTCGCGTATCCGATCATCAGCCGACTGTTGGTCCTGTTCGGCATCGTCGACTCCAGACCCTTCTTCTCGTCCATGCTCGGGGTTGTGCTGGCAGTGGCCCTGCTGTACTACGGGGTGTATCGCCTGACATCGGGTCTCTATCTCGGCATTCTTCAGGGGGCCGCTGGAGAGCACCCTGACTCCGGGTTGTTGGGGGGTGAAGCCAGCTAA